The segment CTCTGCCGAAGCTTTCCTGGACCCCACACTGGGTGGTTTGGACTGGGAGCTGCAGGGGCAGGCCGTGCCGGGTACTTTGTCTGTGGCTGCCGCCGGCCCGGATATGTTGTCCGGGGCGGGGCCCCTGGTGGGCCTTATATTCTACCGCGCGGCCAATGTGCTGCCCGGGGTGCTGGCGCCTGTGAACATCGAAAGTTTCATGTTCAACGAGGGCGACCCGTTGGCCTTCACGGTAGGCGGGACGCTGAATCTCCGGTTCGGCTACGGCGATGTCAGTGAAAACGGGGCCGTCACCGCCTTTGATGCCGCCCTCATATTCGACTACCTTCTGGGGCGCATCGCCCTCACGCCGGTCCAGCTACGCAAGGCGGAGATGAGTGCGGACGGGACCGTTACGGCCCTGGATGCATCCCTTGTGCTGCAATTCGTGGTGGGCCGCATCGATTCGTTCCCCGTCGAGTTCGCTACCCCGCCCGTGTATCCCGCTGCCGGTGAGCTGGTCCTGCCCAGCATGCCAGGGGCGCCCGGCGACACGGTCAAGATGCCGGTGGCGCTGGCGAACGGCGAGGGCATCTATTCAGGGTCGTTCCTGTTTGAATATGACAGAAATGCGCTCGATCTGCTAGGTCTGGAAGCTGGGAATGCCCTCGGTGACGCACTGCTGGACGCTGAGTTTACCTCCGGCGAGGCGGCCGTGCAGTTCGCCGCCGCCGATGTCATTGCGGCCAGCGGGACCTTGCTGGAAGCGGTGTTCCTCGTCCGGGAGGGTGCCCCCCCGATCACCCATTTGCGATTGCGCGATGTCCGGTTCAACGAGGAGTCGGCCGTGGCGGTGGGTGATTCGGGACAGATTGTCCTCTCTACCACGGATTTGACCGGGCGGGCCGCGTTGCCTCGGCAGCTATTACTCCACAAGAACTATCCCAATCCCTTCAATCCCGTTAGCACATTGCAATATGATCTCCCCCAGCGAGCCCTTGTCAAGCTGGTGATCTATGACCTACGGGGCAGAGAGGTATCGACGTTGGTAGATGCACGCGTGGGGCCAGGCTACCACAGAGTGACCTGGAACAGCCGAAACGAAGACGGGCGGGAGCTCCCCTCCGGGATCTACATTGCCCGTCTGGTGACGCCCAATTACAGCCAGTCCATCAAGATGGTGCTGCTGAAGTAGCAAAGCCCGCCTTTCAGGCCTGAAATAGCCTACCACCCGGATACCTGCCGGATACGCTGCCCGTCCTACTGTCGGTAGGTTGCCGGATCATCGGTCTGGCGACATCGGACCACGGTCATTATACTTAGGAACACCTTAGAAGCATAGGTAGGCACAAACCAGCAGCCACCGGTAGGGAGCCCCCAGGGTGATTGCCTTGAGGGCTTTTGCTATCCCGACACGCTGCCCGTATATTTGGCCTTAACACAGCCTTACCACAATGCCCCAGCAGTCAAGACTATCCACCTTTCTCGCCGAGCTCAAGCGCCGCCAGGTGTTCCGGGTGGCGGCCTTCTATGGCGGCATCGCCTTTGTCATCGTGCAGATCATTGACGGCACCTTCG is part of the Candidatus Neomarinimicrobiota bacterium genome and harbors:
- a CDS encoding T9SS type A sorting domain-containing protein, with product MKVPSNFATFPVVLSMALGLAPGAGLAQGVRMDLVGQLDVPGAANGVFVQAEFAYVVTESPGSIFVISVSEPSTPQLTGEVLLSGDGNAIVVQGDYAYLATGHIDLVYDVSDPVNPARVGQYSIYFLEGHGIYVSGSLAYVAAGKFRIFNVSDPGSPSIMSEISRLVNLANDVYVVGDVTAYLAVDTVGIEIWDVTTPAAPDSLGTLDTPGTAYGIHVVGNIAYVADGLSGLRLIDISNPTAPAEVGFYDTPGTAQDVFVHGDLAYLADGVAGVRVLDISDPTSPVEVGSYNTPGDARDIFVANDLIFVADGSPGLVILRVRTATVSLPPGATAIIALETTSLTGLDVQSFQFVLSYPDTLIDSAEAFLDPTLGGLDWELQGQAVPGTLSVAAAGPDMLSGAGPLVGLIFYRAANVLPGVLAPVNIESFMFNEGDPLAFTVGGTLNLRFGYGDVSENGAVTAFDAALIFDYLLGRIALTPVQLRKAEMSADGTVTALDASLVLQFVVGRIDSFPVEFATPPVYPAAGELVLPSMPGAPGDTVKMPVALANGEGIYSGSFLFEYDRNALDLLGLEAGNALGDALLDAEFTSGEAAVQFAAADVIAASGTLLEAVFLVREGAPPITHLRLRDVRFNEESAVAVGDSGQIVLSTTDLTGRAALPRQLLLHKNYPNPFNPVSTLQYDLPQRALVKLVIYDLRGREVSTLVDARVGPGYHRVTWNSRNEDGRELPSGIYIARLVTPNYSQSIKMVLLK